A region of the Leptospiraceae bacterium genome:
CTTTTACGGGATCTCGAAATGGAAGCCTCCGAACTCGAGCCTCTATCCCTGAATGACTCCCCGAACCGGGGAAGAGAGGATTTGCGGGAAGCCGTCGCTGAACTTTATCCGGGCATCACAAAGAATGAAGTTTTGATTACTACAGGAACAGGAGAGGCTTTGTTCATCCTATTCCACTTATTGTTAAAAAAACAGGATATTGTTCGGATTTTTTTACCGGCTTTCCAGGCCTTATACGAGGTTCCCAAAATGCTCGGAGCCAGAATTCAAGGAGTCGATGCAAGCTATTTAGATATAGAAAAATTGTTATCCGAAGAGGCAAGATTGTATATCATCAACCACCCCCATAATCCGAGCGGTCAGATTTTAGATGGAAAGGCAGAAGAAAGAATTAATCGAATAAAAAATCAAAAGAATCAGGCTTTTTTCCTTTTTGATGAACACTACAGATTTCTCGACTATCAAAAAGATCTGGGTTTTTCAGGAGCTTCCCCGGCAGCAAATTGTTTTTCTACCGGTTCCATTACCAAGTGCTTCGGAGTGATGGGTTTGAAAATTGGCTGGTTGATTGCTTCTGAAGAAATCATTGAGAAAGCTCGCTCCTTTAAAGATTACCTGTCTCATACGGTAAGTCCGATATCAGAGTATCTGAGTCTGATGGTTTTGAGAAAAAGACAGAAATTAATAATACCCATAAAAAAAAGGATCACTACGAATCTTTCTTTTTTTTCAGAGCGGGTTCGAGAAATCCCTTCTATTGCTGAATTTATCCCTCCGGGAGGCGGGCTGGTTGCCTTCCCCCGCTTGCAGGAAGGTATTTTATCAGAAAATTATGCTGATGAACTCCTAAAGAATTGCGGTGTTTTTACCTTACCCG
Encoded here:
- a CDS encoding pyridoxal phosphate-dependent aminotransferase, producing the protein MQLGEFLIEDRLEKYRLTANCNLGESGLRNFTLSQLLRDLEMEASELEPLSLNDSPNRGREDLREAVAELYPGITKNEVLITTGTGEALFILFHLLLKKQDIVRIFLPAFQALYEVPKMLGARIQGVDASYLDIEKLLSEEARLYIINHPHNPSGQILDGKAEERINRIKNQKNQAFFLFDEHYRFLDYQKDLGFSGASPAANCFSTGSITKCFGVMGLKIGWLIASEEIIEKARSFKDYLSHTVSPISEYLSLMVLRKRQKLIIPIKKRITTNLSFFSERVREIPSIAEFIPPGGGLVAFPRLQEGILSENYADELLKNCGVFTLPGANFEREGFLRIGFGEEEERFQSGIERWIDWEKKRRI